In a single window of the Vicia villosa cultivar HV-30 ecotype Madison, WI unplaced genomic scaffold, Vvil1.0 ctg.000048F_1_1, whole genome shotgun sequence genome:
- the LOC131623091 gene encoding uncharacterized protein LOC131623091 — protein MARPLLVINPSLSTSNIGFTALTLMMCAVALLMCASHSRKWRHWLACNAFAEEPVIGQNNEVVMMSGCEQQEEDASIWQKNILMGGKCQLPDFSGVIIYDSIGNVVNPAKTSLPLLTWK, from the coding sequence ATGGCTAGACCACTTTTAGTAATCAACCCTTCACTAAGCACTTCAAACATTGGTTTTACTGCTCTGACCCTTATGATGTGTGCTGTCGCGTTGCTCATGTGTGCTTCGCATTCACGCAAATGGCGCCATTGGCTCGCATGCAATGCGTTTGCAGAAGAGCCTGTTATAGGGCAAAACAATGAAGTGGTAATGATGAGTGGTTGTGAACAACAAGAAGAAGATGCTTCAATTTGGCAGAAGAATATACTTATGGGTGGGAAGTGCCAGCTCCCTGATTTCTCTGGTGTTATCATCTATGATTCCATTGGCAACGTAGTAAACCCTGCTAAAACTTCTCTTCCATTACTAACATGGAAATAA